One genomic window of Streptomyces sp. NBC_01498 includes the following:
- a CDS encoding 6-phospho-beta-glucosidase, with product MKLTVVGGGSTYTPELIDGFARLRDTLPISELVLVDPAADRLELVGGLARRIFAKQGHPGTIVTTSDLDAGVADADAVLLQLRVGGQAARQRDETWPLECGCVGQETTGAGGLAKALRTVPVVLDIAERVRRANPDAWIIDFTNPVGIVTRALLQAGHRAIGLCNVAIGFQRKFAALLDVAPSEVHLEHVGLNHLTWERAVRLGGPDGKDVLPELIATHGEAIAADLRLPRRVLDTLGVVPSYYLRYFYAHDEVVRELGTKPSRAAEVAEMEARLLEMYGDPALDEKPELLAKRGGAFYSEAAVDLAASLLGGAGGGSPVQVVNTYNNGTLPFLADDAVIEVQARIDASGAVPLDVPALDPLYAGLIANVTAYEDLALRAALDGSRDNVYKALLAHPLIGQDAYAEGLTDRLIAHNREHLAWA from the coding sequence ATGAAACTGACGGTAGTGGGTGGCGGGTCCACCTATACACCCGAGTTGATCGACGGCTTCGCCCGGTTGAGGGACACGCTCCCGATCAGTGAACTCGTCCTGGTCGACCCGGCGGCCGACCGGCTGGAGCTGGTGGGCGGCCTCGCCCGGCGCATCTTCGCCAAGCAGGGCCATCCCGGCACGATCGTCACCACGTCCGACCTGGACGCGGGTGTGGCGGACGCCGACGCCGTCCTGCTCCAGCTGCGGGTCGGCGGGCAGGCCGCCAGGCAGCGGGACGAGACCTGGCCGCTGGAGTGCGGCTGCGTCGGCCAGGAGACGACGGGCGCGGGCGGTCTCGCCAAGGCGCTCCGTACGGTCCCGGTGGTGCTGGACATCGCCGAGCGGGTCCGGCGCGCCAACCCGGACGCCTGGATCATCGACTTCACCAACCCGGTGGGGATCGTGACCCGCGCCCTGCTCCAGGCCGGGCACAGGGCGATCGGGCTGTGCAACGTCGCGATCGGCTTCCAAAGGAAGTTCGCGGCGCTGCTGGACGTCGCGCCGTCCGAGGTCCATCTGGAGCACGTCGGGCTGAACCATCTGACCTGGGAGCGCGCCGTCCGGCTCGGCGGGCCCGACGGCAAGGACGTGCTGCCCGAGCTGATCGCCACGCACGGGGAGGCGATCGCGGCGGATCTGCGGCTGCCGCGCCGGGTGCTCGACACACTCGGGGTGGTGCCCTCCTACTACCTGCGCTACTTCTACGCGCACGACGAGGTCGTCCGGGAGCTGGGCACGAAGCCGTCGCGGGCCGCCGAAGTGGCCGAGATGGAGGCGCGGTTGCTGGAGATGTACGGCGACCCGGCGCTGGACGAGAAGCCGGAGCTGCTGGCGAAGCGGGGCGGCGCCTTCTACAGCGAGGCGGCGGTGGACCTGGCCGCGTCGCTGCTGGGCGGCGCGGGCGGCGGCAGCCCCGTCCAGGTCGTCAACACCTACAACAACGGCACGCTGCCGTTCCTCGCCGACGACGCGGTGATCGAGGTCCAGGCGCGGATCGACGCGTCGGGGGCCGTGCCGCTGGACGTGCCCGCGCTCGACCCGCTGTACGCGGGGCTGATCGCGAACGTCACCGCGTACGAGGACCTGGCCCTGCGGGCGGCGCTGGACGGAAGCCGGGACAACGTCTACAAGGCGCTGCTGGCCCACCCGCTGATCGGGCAGGACGCGTACGCCGAGGGATTGACCGACCGTCTGATCGCGCACAACCGGGAGCACCTCGCGTGGGCATGA
- a CDS encoding carbohydrate ABC transporter permease, giving the protein MSQQLLDAPGRPVKPSAGHTPAARTARRRAALHWIGVHALGVAAALFFVLPFVFLFLTSVMSDQQALTRDLTPNSWEWGNYAKVLDTPGFLTWWKNTLLYAGLGTLLSVVSSVPVAYALAKFRFRGRRLSLMLVISMMMLPPQVIIIPMYLFWAKQFDLSGTLWPLIIPMAFGDAFSIFLLRQFLLTIPDEYLDAARVDGCGELRTLLRIVLPMAKPGIAAVALFQFFYAWNDYFGPQIYASENPAAWTLSYGLESFKGAHHTDWNLTMAATVLVMAPVILVFFFAQKAFVEGVTLTGVKG; this is encoded by the coding sequence ATGTCCCAGCAACTCCTGGACGCGCCCGGCCGGCCCGTGAAGCCGTCCGCGGGGCACACGCCCGCGGCGCGGACCGCGCGCCGCCGCGCGGCGCTGCACTGGATAGGCGTGCACGCGCTCGGTGTCGCGGCGGCACTGTTCTTCGTACTGCCCTTCGTCTTCCTGTTCCTGACCTCGGTGATGAGCGACCAGCAGGCGCTCACCCGGGACCTCACCCCGAACAGCTGGGAGTGGGGCAACTACGCCAAGGTCCTCGACACACCGGGCTTCCTGACCTGGTGGAAGAACACCCTGCTCTACGCGGGCCTGGGGACGCTCCTGTCGGTGGTCTCCTCGGTCCCGGTGGCGTACGCGCTGGCCAAGTTCCGCTTCCGCGGACGGCGGTTGTCGCTGATGCTCGTGATCTCGATGATGATGCTGCCGCCCCAGGTGATCATCATTCCGATGTACCTCTTCTGGGCGAAGCAGTTCGACCTGTCGGGCACGCTCTGGCCGCTGATCATCCCGATGGCGTTCGGCGACGCGTTCTCCATCTTCCTGCTGCGGCAGTTCCTGCTGACGATCCCCGACGAGTATCTGGACGCGGCCCGGGTGGACGGCTGCGGCGAACTGCGCACCCTGCTGCGGATCGTGCTGCCGATGGCGAAACCGGGCATCGCGGCGGTGGCGCTGTTCCAGTTCTTCTACGCCTGGAACGACTACTTCGGGCCACAGATCTACGCGTCGGAGAACCCGGCGGCCTGGACACTGAGTTACGGGCTGGAATCCTTCAAGGGCGCGCACCACACCGACTGGAACCTGACCATGGCCGCGACCGTTCTGGTCATGGCCCCCGTGATCCTCGTCTTCTTCTTCGCACAGAAGGCGTTCGTCGAGGGAGTCACACTGACCGGAGTGAAGGGCTAG